CCGAAGCGGTCGCCCTGGCCACCGCTGACCGCAGGGACGAGGCGCGAGCCTTGTTCCAGGCCATCCTCGCCGACGACCCCGACAACGTGGAGGCGCTCCTGTGGATGGGCGCGCTGGCCGACAGGCCCGAGGACAGCCTGCGGTACATCGGGCGCGCCGTGCAGTTGGCCCCGCACAACGCGAGGGCGCGGGCGGCCCTGCGCTGGGCGCGAAAGCGCGCGCCCAACGCCGGCCAGCCCGACCGGCGCGCCGCGAATCCCGTTCGCCCTGTCGCGGCGGCTCCGGTCGTGCGCCCCGCGCAAGGCGTGCCGCGGTACGTGGGGTGGATTCTGGCCGCGCTCCTCGTCGTCCTCGGTGCGGGCCTGATTTGGACGCAGACCGACTGGCCCGCGCAGGCTTGGGAGGCGGTGTTCGCCACCAAGACGCCGACGGCCACGCCCACGTTCACGCCCACGAACACCCCGACCCAGACGCCCACGCCGACGAACACACCCACTGAGACGCCTACACCCACCCCCACCGATACGCCGACCCCCACGCCTACCGAGAC
The sequence above is a segment of the Chloroflexota bacterium genome. Coding sequences within it:
- a CDS encoding L,D-transpeptidase family protein; amino-acid sequence: MSDQPTNAKRRGASGAGDPRLAEAVALATADRRDEARALFQAILADDPDNVEALLWMGALADRPEDSLRYIGRAVQLAPHNARARAALRWARKRAPNAGQPDRRAANPVRPVAAAPVVRPAQGVPRYVGWILAALLVVLGAGLIWTQTDWPAQAWEAVFATKTPTATPTFTPTNTPTQTPTPTNTPTETPTPTPTDTPTPTPTETPTPTATPVPPTPTRRPQPTAAPPPEVGAGEKWIDVDLSSQRLVAYEGDRAVYWAIISSGLPATPTVKGRFNIYVKYRSAPMSGPGYYLPNVPYIMYFYKGYGLHGAYWHNNFGQPMSHGCINLKIADAKWLFEWTTPYVPPGANSAWGTGTLVVIHD